Within Clostridia bacterium, the genomic segment TGCCGTGAATGGCTTGAAAACCGATCCTGGCGGATAGGCGCCTGAAATTGCCCTGTTGAATAGGGCGGACACCGTCCCGGACACCTGCTGCCAATGCTGATCGGAGATCCGGGGAACGAACCATCCAGGGTCGTATCCAGGCTCACTCGCGAGGGCTATTACCTCGCCGGTTCGGGCATCGATCGCAACAGCCGCGCCTGCTCTCGCGTTCTTGTATTTGCCGGCGCGAAGCGTGGCGAGCTGAGCCCGAAGAGCCTCTTCGGCCGCGCGCTGGACGGCGGAATCGATCGTGAGCACGAGTGTAGCGCCACTCGCCGCAGGTTCCTTGCCCATGGTTCCGACTGGACGCGCCAGGGAATCCACTTCCACCTCAATGGCGCCATCCTTCCCGCGCAGCTGATCCTCGAACTCCCTCTCGAGGCCTGCCTTGCCTATCCGATCTCTTCCTCGGTAGCCCTTGCTCCCGAGTTGCTGCAGTTCCTCCAGGCTTATCTGACCCACGTACCCGATGAGCTGGCCAGCGACTGAGCCCTTCGGATAGCTCCGGTAGGGTTCATCCTCAATGATCACGCCAGGCAGGTCCACCTGATGCTCAGATACTCTCACGACGACCTCTGGTGGAGCATCTTCCATGAGTCGTGCTGGCTGGTACGGGATTCCGTACCTGCCCTCAGTCTGCCCTGCGATCTTCGCCTCGATATCCTGCACTGAAATGCCCAGAAGCTCGGATAGCAGCCGCACCTCGCCATCGCGATCCAGGAACTCCAGGGGCATGGCTGAGATGGTGTATGCCATCCTGCTAGTGGCAAGCACCTCCCCACGGCGGTCCACGATCGGCCCGCGTGGAGCGGATATAGGCAGGAGAGCGAGCCTGTTGTTGGTCGCCTTCTTGCTGTAGTAGTCGCCCTGAATCACCTGAAGCTGCCACAACCTGGCCAGGAGGAGGACGAGAACTAGGGCGGACACGATCTGGAACAGCCTCAGCCTGCGATCTGCCCGGTTCTGCATCCGATTCAACATGATCAACTCCGTGACGGAACTACATCATAATCGAACGCGCCCGTTCACGGGGCGCAAGATAGACCCAGCGGTACAGCAAGGCACTCACACAGCAATTGAGTGCGATCATCCACGGAATTACCTCCAGGGCCGCGCGAGCAAGGAAGATCCTCGCCCCGAACGAGCCCGCGAGGAACAGATACACCAACTCCCTCACGATTGTCCCCAACCCGACCATCACTGCCGGGGTGATCAGGTTCTCCTTGAATAGCTTGGGTTCAGCGAAGCCGATGATTGCCGCTGCAGCCATGTCGGCGCCAGCATTAGCCCCTATGAACACGCCGGTCACTGCGTCCTGCAAGAGCCCGCCAACGGCCGCCGCAGCGAGCCCAGGGCCGAATCCTCCTATGATCGATGTGAGAGCAGCAACACAGAAAACCAGGTCAGGCAGGATCCAGCCGGGAAGCAGCACTGGAAACACGGCTGCCTGCACCACAAGCGCTGCGAAAAGGCAAAGCGGCGCCAGGAGCTTCCTCATCACTTTGCCACCCCTTCAGCGGAATCCACGAGTATGAGCATCTCCTCAAGATGCTGGAAGTCGACTCTCGGCCTTGCCAACGCCACCATCGATACGCCGTATTTCCCGCGCTCAACAGAGATGATATCCCCAACGACATAGCCCTTTGGGTAAACACCACCGAGGCCGGATGTGATAATCACATCGCCGACCTGCAGATCAGATTCCACCCCCAGAGGGCGAATGGTCATAAGGCCTGAGCCATCGCCAAGCCCATCAGCCACCACCAGGTCCCTCGATCTCAGATCCAGCCCGCCGATGGCGCTCCTTGCGTCGATCGCCAGCATCACAGTTGCAGTATGTGAAGTGGCCGAGACCACTCTGCCAACCACTCCTCGGTCATTCACCGCCGCCAGTGCGTTCACAACTCCATTTGCTGATCCCTTATCGATAACCACCGACTCAAGCCAGTTCCCTGGATCCCTATAGGCGACCCTAGCAGCCTCTGAGCGCCCCCGAAGCATCATTTTGAGATTCAGCAGCGAGGCTAGTCGCTGGTTTTCGAGCATGGCCTCCTCGGAATATATGGCAGATAGGCGCAGCCTGTCCACCTCAGCGCGGAGTTCATCGTTTTCCCGTTTCATGCTTCTTACAGAAACGACAAATGAAACCCACGACGAAACCGCCCTGCTCGCCTTTGTCGCAACCTTCGCAACCGGGGCGAACACCTCCCTCGCAACCTGCTCAGCCACTGACAGCCTTGCACGGTCACGGGAAGTAGAGTACACAAGCAGCACCAGAACGACTACACATACTGCTGTAACAATAGCGCGCCTGTTCGTGAAGAACTGATTCAAAGGAGTGCCTCCCGTGGGATACCCCTACTTGAGCCTTCCCGATGAGATCAAGACCCTCCTGTAGACCTCCAGGTGCTCAACTACGAGCCCTGCTCCCCTCACAACGCACGTGAGAGCGTCCTCCGTGGAGTACACGGGCATTCCGGTCGCGTCGGAAAGGAGCCTGTCAAGGCCCTTCAAGAGCGACCCGCCGCCTGTCATGACTATTCCCTTGTCGATGATGTCAGCTGAAAGCTCAGGTGGAGTCTTCTCAAGAGTCATCTTCACTGCATTCACGATCTCGCTGACCGTATCGGATAAGGCCTGCTGAACCTCGGCGCCTGAGATCGTGACTGTCTTCGGAAGTCCGTTTACGATATCCCTGCCACGCGCCTCCATGCTATCATCGCCCACCAGTGGATGAGCGGATCCGATGGTCTTCTTGATCTCCTCGGCGGTCCTCTCCCCGATCATCAGGTTGAAGTTGCGCTTCATGTAGTTGACTATCGCCTCGTC encodes:
- the mrdA gene encoding penicillin-binding protein 2, yielding MQNRADRRLRLFQIVSALVLVLLLARLWQLQVIQGDYYSKKATNNRLALLPISAPRGPIVDRRGEVLATSRMAYTISAMPLEFLDRDGEVRLLSELLGISVQDIEAKIAGQTEGRYGIPYQPARLMEDAPPEVVVRVSEHQVDLPGVIIEDEPYRSYPKGSVAGQLIGYVGQISLEELQQLGSKGYRGRDRIGKAGLEREFEDQLRGKDGAIEVEVDSLARPVGTMGKEPAASGATLVLTIDSAVQRAAEEALRAQLATLRAGKYKNARAGAAVAIDARTGEVIALASEPGYDPGWFVPRISDQHWQQVSGTVSALFNRAISGAYPPGSVFKPFTAAAALEAGVVSLTEKFLCSPSESQHYYGMRCSVWSKGTSHGRQNLFQGMVNSCNIVFYELGRRLTADQMAAMARQFGLSYPTGSKNLPPGSSGSVPDSSVRTFMPGERLSYAIGQQVTVTPLQMAAAYAGIAMRGPVPRPYVVRQVLGADGAVQEAFSPTVERTAALSTRTWDYLHASLLEVTRTGTAAWAFRGFATPVAGKTGTAQAPPGDPHGWFVGWAPADKPEIVVAVMIERGGGGGTAAAPVARAIFEAYEASFHPAAAETGTSAAPGAADGGVTPGASNASRPPDGVVD
- the mreD gene encoding rod shape-determining protein MreD, whose translation is MRKLLAPLCLFAALVVQAAVFPVLLPGWILPDLVFCVAALTSIIGGFGPGLAAAAVGGLLQDAVTGVFIGANAGADMAAAAIIGFAEPKLFKENLITPAVMVGLGTIVRELVYLFLAGSFGARIFLARAALEVIPWMIALNCCVSALLYRWVYLAPRERARSIMM
- the mreC gene encoding rod shape-determining protein MreC, whose amino-acid sequence is MNQFFTNRRAIVTAVCVVVLVLLVYSTSRDRARLSVAEQVAREVFAPVAKVATKASRAVSSWVSFVVSVRSMKRENDELRAEVDRLRLSAIYSEEAMLENQRLASLLNLKMMLRGRSEAARVAYRDPGNWLESVVIDKGSANGVVNALAAVNDRGVVGRVVSATSHTATVMLAIDARSAIGGLDLRSRDLVVADGLGDGSGLMTIRPLGVESDLQVGDVIITSGLGGVYPKGYVVGDIISVERGKYGVSMVALARPRVDFQHLEEMLILVDSAEGVAK